A genomic window from Gossypium hirsutum isolate 1008001.06 chromosome D10, Gossypium_hirsutum_v2.1, whole genome shotgun sequence includes:
- the LOC107915009 gene encoding uncharacterized protein: MSSLGTSKGVLEIAKFGLYVTIPIVLMYTFANNTKNLQKFMGNRSYIVYPPEGPRPPSPEELREMARELARKRNNH, encoded by the exons ATGTCTTCTTTAGGCACTTCAAAGGGTGTTCTTGAAATCGCCAAATTCGGTCTCTATGTTACGATCCCTATCGTTCTTATGTACACTTTCGCCAACAACACCAAGAATCTCCAGAAATTTATGGGAAAT CGTTCGTATATAGTGTATCCTCCAGAGGGACCACGACCTCCATCGCCGGAGGAATTAAGGGAGATGGCTCGGGAGCTAGCTAGGAAGAGAAACAACCATTGA